CTTTGGCATAGATATGGGTATTTATTATCACCCCGATAAACCACCAATTGTACCAGATGGATTTTTAAGCTTAGGGGTAGAACGGTTCTATGATGAGGAATTGCGTCCTAGTTATGCGTTGTGGGAAGAAAAAGTTTTACCAAGTTTAGTGCTAGAGGTGGTATCTCAAATTTACCGTAAAGAATATACAACTAAATTAGATGAATATGCAAATTTAGGCGTACTTTATTACGTAATTTATTCTTCTCGCCGTCGCCGCAAACCGCGTTTAGAAGTGCATAAATTAGTCAAGGGTAAGTATGAATTGCAAGCAGGAAATCCGGTTTGGCTACCAGAAATTGGCTTAGGAATAGGATGCGATCGCGGGAATTATTCTGGTGTCACTAGAGAATGGCTTTATTGGTATGATCAGTCAGGAAAACGCTATCCTACACCTTACGAGAAGATTCAACAAACTGAACAACGCGCTCAACAGATGGCAGACAGGTTGCGATCGCTTGGCATAGATCCAGATAATCTTGATTAATCGCTTGCTAGTACATCTGCATCGCTCAACGAATCCAGCAAGAAAATAATCATCAGGATTCATAGTGCTGTGTTGTTGACGTAGGAATATCAATACTCGCGATCGCAACGCAAGTAACTCTTAGAGAAGCTATACCAAGGCTAACGCACTCAAAACTCAAGTAAATGGATTAAGTATGGTAATACCGCATCCCTCGAAGTCTTTTGTATTTCTGGTTATTAATGTAATTTGGTGAATTTCGGCAGTTGCGGCAATGATTATGTCCGCTTGAGTGCGAGGTTTTCCTTGAGTTTGTAAGTATCCTCTTAATTCATCCGC
This portion of the Nostoc sp. GT001 genome encodes:
- a CDS encoding Uma2 family endonuclease translates to MLEYSLPRYLPSAEELPDSDETPVDNELQELIPGLLKAILLILWAERMDWFFGIDMGIYYHPDKPPIVPDGFLSLGVERFYDEELRPSYALWEEKVLPSLVLEVVSQIYRKEYTTKLDEYANLGVLYYVIYSSRRRRKPRLEVHKLVKGKYELQAGNPVWLPEIGLGIGCDRGNYSGVTREWLYWYDQSGKRYPTPYEKIQQTEQRAQQMADRLRSLGIDPDNLD